A segment of the Superficieibacter sp. HKU1 genome:
TCGTGCGCTTTACCCTGTTCCGTATACCAGCGGATCCCACGCCCACGATTATCACGTGTCGACTGAGTATAAAACCACGGTTTCGCAATTAACCATGCGTAATATGACCTGATATCCGCGATGGGCTGCGGATCGCTGGTGACGAAGAAGCCAGCCCGGGAGACATACTGCGTCCGGAATTCAATGCTGTTGCTGCTGGAGGAAAGATGCAGGAGATAGCCCAGTTCAAGGGCTGCCGTCAGCTCATTATGCAAAAGCGCATCATCCCGGTTCAGGTCCGGATCGTTTGCAACAAAGGCATCCGACACGCCATTTACGGTCAGTAAATGCCGGCTTCCGGAATGAACCGACCACGCATCCAGCCGGCGCTTGATATCAAACTCATGGCGGGCAATCGCCATGCTTTTTAATTGCAGAGGGGTTTTCAGGGCGGCCTGCATACCATTGCGCAGAAAAAACAGCCGGTCCATATTGAACTGAAGCTGCATATCCATGCCGTGTGAGACGCTCTCAAGACGATTGCGCTGGCTGCTAATATAGTTATCTTCCAGCACCGCGACTTCCCGCCAGGTCAAAAAAGACGAGCAGATCAGAACCACGATAAAACAAAGGCTGACCACCTGACCGGGCGTAAAGCGCAGGCCGAATTTTTTCAGCCACTGAGTTTTTTCCACTACTGTCTCGCGCTAAATGCAAACTCCAGGCGTCGCCTTATATGACCAGGATCTTGCTGGGGTGAATAATATGCCCGGCTCGCGGCAGGCCGGGCTTGAGGGAACGCAGCGACGCGCTTACGGATCCGGGTGGCGGTGAAAATAACCGTCCCCCGGTAATAACTCTTCTTCCCGAAACGCCTCCCGCTTTACGCCCAAGCCGTCATACCAGCGGCACTCCACCATGCCACTGGCATAGCCCGTGACCACCATGTGCCGCCCGCCGTTTTTAGTCATCACTTCATCGCTGACCATAAAGACCATTTTTTGCCTCCGGTATCAGAGTGAAACGATTTCACCTTAGACGAAATTTTGACGTTTTGCGTACCCTGTGATGGATATTTAATGAGCAGGCTGGCGCACGCGTGACACCATTTTCACCACCGCAACGACGATCAGGCCGAGAATAAATCCGAGGACCAGGTTAACCAGCGACGGAATTAACCACTGGATCGCCGCGCTCTGCTGCTCGCTAAAATGCTCTATGGCATGATGCAGCGGCGCGATACCGTGCACGACAATGCCGCCACCCACGAGGAACATCGCCAGCGTGCCGACCACCGAAAGGATTTTCATCAACCACGGCGCGATAAATAACAGCGTTTTGCCGAGAGCCTGCGCCAGGGCATTGGTTTTTTCCACCAGCCAGAAGCCCATATCGTCCAGCTTAACAATAACGGCAACAATGCCATATACGCCAATTGTCACAAGGATGGCAATGCCGGACAAAATCAGTACCTGAGTCAGCAACGGCGCTTCGGCGACGATGCCAAGGGTAATGGCCACGATCTCGGCTGACAAAATGAAATCGGTGCGGATTGCGCCTTTGACTTTATCGCGCTCGAACGTTTTCGGATCCTGTTTGGCGATAGAGGCTAATCGCTCCTGGCGCGCTTCGGGGCTTTCCTTATGTTTGCGCGCGTGCAGGGTATGGAGGATTTTCTCTGCGCCCTCAAAACACAGAAATGCGCCACCGATCATCAGCAGCGGCGTAATTGCCCACGGCAGAAACGCGCTGATCAGCAGCGCCAGCGGCACCAGAATCACCTTATTTAGCAGCGAGCCTTTAGCCACTCCCCAGACGACGGGTAATTCCCGATTGGCACGGACGCCGGAGACCTGCTGAGCGTTAAGCGATAAATCATCCCCCAGTACGCCAGCGGTCTTCTTTGCCGCCAGTTTTCCCATCAATGAGATATCATCCAGCAGGGTGGCAATATCATCTAAAAGCGTTAACAAACTCGATCCGGCCAAAATGTCTTTCCTTTGTTTAAAACGTCTCAGGTCAATAGTATGGAATAAAAGTGCCCGCTCGGGTATAGCAGAATAATGTCAACATTTAATTAACATCCAAATTAAGATTAACCGCTCGCCAGGCGGATAGTTTTGACGTTTACTATATGCGTCCTTTCTTTATGCTGTGAGGCAGTATGCGTTTCAGGCAACTTTTACCGCTGATGAGTGCGCTTTTCGCACTGTATATTATTTGGGGTTCCACTTATTTCGCGATAGGTATCGGCGTCAAGAGCTGGCCGCCGCTGCTGATGGCTGGCGTACGCTTTTCCACCGCAGGCGTGCTGCTAATGGCGTACCTGTTAATCATCGGCCACAAACTTCCTGCCCTGCGCCCGATACTCAATGCGGCGCTGATTGGCGTGCTTCTGCTCGCCGTAGGCAACGGTTTTGTCACCATCGCTGAACATCAGCACGTGCCGTCCGGGATTGCGGCGGTGATGGTCGCCACCGTACCGCTATTCACCCTGTGCTTTAGCCGCTTTTTCGGCATCGCCACCCGCAAGCTGGAATGGCTCGGCATTGCCATTGGCCTCGCGGGAATTATCCTGCTTAACAGCGGCGGCAACCTGAACGGAAATCCGTGGGGCGCAGTATTGATCCTGATAGGCTCGGTAAGCTGGGCATTTGGTTCGGTTTACGGTTCACGCATTGAACTGCCTGTCGGCATGATGGCCGGGGCGATTGAAATGCTGGCGGCGGGCATGGTGCTGCTGGCGGCATCGTTTTTAACGGGTGAGAAATTAACCGCGATGCCTGGACTGTCGGGGTTCCTCGCCGTCGGCTATCTGGCGATTTTCGGCTCGGTGATCGCCATCAACGCCTATATGTACCTTATCCGCAACGTCACGCCTGCGATTGCCACCAGCTACGCCTATGTTAACCCGGTGGTCGCCGTTTTACTGGGTACCGGCTTTGGCGGCGAACATCTCTCGTCAGTGGAATGGCTGGCGCTGGGAGTGATTATTTTTGCGGTGGTGCTGGTTACGCTGGGGAAATATCTCTTTCCGGGGCGTCCTGTGGTAACGCCGTGTGAGATCAAGAAATAACCGGCAGTGGATGAATGCCCTGAGTGTCGATCTGCGCGCTGTCACCGCCGCCGCAGATCCACTCCTCAAGCCGCTCAGTCAGGGCGCTGTCGCTGAGCTTTTCTCGTCCGCGTAGCGCACATTCCCAGACGATCAATACTCTCCAGCCCTGCTCCATCAGCCGCTGAACATCGCGGCGGTCACGCTCAACGTTTTTACCGATTTTTTCCAGCCAGAACTCCGTGCGGGTCGCGGGAACCTTAAACAGATAGCAGTCATGATGATGCCAGAAACAGCCGTGGGTAAAGATCACACAGCGGTACTCGGCAATCACAAAATCAGGACGCCCCGGCAGCGCGGCATCCTGTACGGTAAAGGTAAAACCGGACGTTTCCAGCAACAGCGCCAGCCGCTTTTCAATGGCCGTATCGCGGGTGCCTATTGCCCGCATATTCTTACTGCGCGTGGCCTTATTATGAACGTCCACCTAATCCGATCTCTTTTTTACGTAGCGCCACTGCCTGCAGGATGCGCGGCTTAAGTAATTTTGCCACCGCTGCAAATGCCGGAACCACCACCGAATTACCAAACTGGCGATAGGCCTGGGTATCGGATACCGGAATACGGAACTGAAAGCCCTGCGGCGCTTCAAATCCCATTAAGCGGGCGCACTCACGCGGCGTTAAACGACGCGGGCGATGCTGCTGATTCAGCGCATCATCGAAATTCGCCTCGCCTAGGGACATATCCCAGCCGCGATCGATAAGAATTTCGGCACCATCTTTGTAATAACGGGCGGAAAGCGTGCGGGCGACGCTATGGGGATTGGTCGGATCGACCAGCCCAAATCCAAAACCGTTGCCGCGCGCCTGATGCTTTTTGGCGTAGTGATAAAGGTATTTCCACAGCACCGGCGTCAGGATAAATTTGGCATCCACCACGGGCTCCAGCAGGTCAGCAAAGCGCAGCCGTTGCGCAGGGTAAAAAGCGGGAAGATCGCGCAGCGTAAACCCGTTATGCAGGTTGAGATCGCGGCGAAAGCCCACCAGCACGATACGCTCACGATGCTGTGGCAGAAAATGCTGGCCATCGACAATTTTTGGATCGTCCGCGCCCATTTCGGCGGCGTCGGACACTTCGTAGCCTAACTCATCCAGCGTCTGCATGATGATGCGGAACGTTTTACCGCCGTCATGGCTCTTCAGGTTTTTGACGTTTTCCAGCACGAAAATGGGCGGCCGGCGCGCGTCGATAATGCGCACCACATCAAAGAAAAGCGTCCCCTGGGTATCACAGGCAAAACCGTGCGCGCGGCCAAGCGCATTTTTCTTTGAGACTCCCGCCAGCGAAAAGGGCTGGCAGGGAAAGCCCGCCAGCAGCACGTCATGCTGCGGGATGACCTCGCGGATATGGTCTGCCGCCTGCCGATCGCTGACCTCTGGCTGGTGGCTCAGGGTAACATCACGAATATCTTCATTAAAATGATGCTGCTCCGGGTCACAATACCAGTTCGCTTTATAGGTACGCACCGCGTGTTTATTCCATTCGCTGGTAAACACGCACTGCCCGCCGATGGCTTCAAAGCCGTGGCGGATCCCGCCAATACCGGCAAAAAGATCAACGAAACGAAAAGCATAATGGGGATGATGGACGGGCGGTGATGGTAACAGCGCCGCAAGATGGGCCCGTTCATTCTCGCTCAGCCGCTGCCAGGCACGTTCACTGGTCGCCACGCGCTTGAGAATGGCGGGGCTCCAGTGATGTTCACCCAGCGAACTCAGTTCAGCGACCAGCGT
Coding sequences within it:
- a CDS encoding DUF808 domain-containing protein, with protein sequence MAGSSLLTLLDDIATLLDDISLMGKLAAKKTAGVLGDDLSLNAQQVSGVRANRELPVVWGVAKGSLLNKVILVPLALLISAFLPWAITPLLMIGGAFLCFEGAEKILHTLHARKHKESPEARQERLASIAKQDPKTFERDKVKGAIRTDFILSAEIVAITLGIVAEAPLLTQVLILSGIAILVTIGVYGIVAVIVKLDDMGFWLVEKTNALAQALGKTLLFIAPWLMKILSVVGTLAMFLVGGGIVVHGIAPLHHAIEHFSEQQSAAIQWLIPSLVNLVLGFILGLIVVAVVKMVSRVRQPAH
- a CDS encoding very short patch repair endonuclease, which codes for MRAIGTRDTAIEKRLALLLETSGFTFTVQDAALPGRPDFVIAEYRCVIFTHGCFWHHHDCYLFKVPATRTEFWLEKIGKNVERDRRDVQRLMEQGWRVLIVWECALRGREKLSDSALTERLEEWICGGGDSAQIDTQGIHPLPVIS
- a CDS encoding DNA cytosine methyltransferase codes for the protein MAIYDVKTLVAELSSLGEHHWSPAILKRVATSERAWQRLSENERAHLAALLPSPPVHHPHYAFRFVDLFAGIGGIRHGFEAIGGQCVFTSEWNKHAVRTYKANWYCDPEQHHFNEDIRDVTLSHQPEVSDRQAADHIREVIPQHDVLLAGFPCQPFSLAGVSKKNALGRAHGFACDTQGTLFFDVVRIIDARRPPIFVLENVKNLKSHDGGKTFRIIMQTLDELGYEVSDAAEMGADDPKIVDGQHFLPQHRERIVLVGFRRDLNLHNGFTLRDLPAFYPAQRLRFADLLEPVVDAKFILTPVLWKYLYHYAKKHQARGNGFGFGLVDPTNPHSVARTLSARYYKDGAEILIDRGWDMSLGEANFDDALNQQHRPRRLTPRECARLMGFEAPQGFQFRIPVSDTQAYRQFGNSVVVPAFAAVAKLLKPRILQAVALRKKEIGLGGRS
- the yedA gene encoding drug/metabolite exporter YedA: MRFRQLLPLMSALFALYIIWGSTYFAIGIGVKSWPPLLMAGVRFSTAGVLLMAYLLIIGHKLPALRPILNAALIGVLLLAVGNGFVTIAEHQHVPSGIAAVMVATVPLFTLCFSRFFGIATRKLEWLGIAIGLAGIILLNSGGNLNGNPWGAVLILIGSVSWAFGSVYGSRIELPVGMMAGAIEMLAAGMVLLAASFLTGEKLTAMPGLSGFLAVGYLAIFGSVIAINAYMYLIRNVTPAIATSYAYVNPVVAVLLGTGFGGEHLSSVEWLALGVIIFAVVLVTLGKYLFPGRPVVTPCEIKK
- a CDS encoding DUF2158 domain-containing protein; this encodes MVFMVSDEVMTKNGGRHMVVTGYASGMVECRWYDGLGVKREAFREEELLPGDGYFHRHPDP